In uncultured Campylobacter sp., a genomic segment contains:
- a CDS encoding TonB-dependent receptor has product MQNDMYFKKAKFIALSICASVSILCGMEGSRLSSDANSTNLGEIVVSASGFRQDIRQAPASISTLDNKEISSGSFTSLHDIANKMPGVSVIAGDDGPASGISIRGMESSQTLVLIDGKRVSSAAANPKGGAGDMNSNFIPPAGAIERIEVIRGPMSSLYGSDAVGGVINIITKKNFSKFSGSAAISTTIQDHEGIGNGKMGEAYVNIPFGQYAALQLWGYKKLRDEDGYKGGYQKSDKSDSNAKLWLTPDENNKFYVQTGRQNHDYSRTLGKTAVYPNARGLNHYKYKRENHGVGYLGEFESLSADISYLWDKTRRTSIFDSLSPAIVKNRNFNSKFTTYLGINTLTFGYDFSKQDVQTTFIVSNANRQNLRSPQRFSMNEHAGFLEDEIEILENTLFLTLGGRLTHNEYFGNHFSPRAYATFNIGDTWTIKGGVATGYKTPDVNQISPEVGTTQGGWRIIDFGNKDLKPEKSTTYEIGLYYDNADDLRGNITLFKNDFKDKILDTDGSNINRIPAYGGCAGAPSVNCPGWGTYFNIEGAEVYGVELSGDYDITKKLNFKANYTYSHSEIETGDPTIYTPNGAVKFSQTNLSRLDGKSLTATPKHAAHATLSYRPIAPLSTFIGLNYESELTSVQFGPGNRVSKNDKKLFTTDLGTQYDLNDNLSLNLTAYNIFDNVRYDEGLADDGNYYWYPEEGRRFWFKVNAKW; this is encoded by the coding sequence ATGCAAAATGATATGTATTTTAAAAAGGCGAAATTTATCGCATTATCTATATGCGCGAGCGTTTCGATTTTATGCGGCATGGAAGGCTCGCGCCTAAGCAGTGACGCAAATAGCACGAATCTTGGCGAGATCGTAGTAAGCGCAAGCGGCTTTCGCCAAGATATCAGGCAGGCGCCGGCCTCCATCTCCACCTTGGATAATAAAGAGATATCAAGCGGCAGCTTCACTTCGCTGCACGATATCGCGAATAAAATGCCTGGCGTCAGCGTTATCGCAGGCGACGACGGCCCGGCAAGCGGGATATCTATCAGAGGAATGGAAAGCTCTCAAACCCTTGTGCTTATCGACGGCAAACGCGTAAGTTCCGCGGCGGCGAACCCAAAAGGCGGAGCGGGCGATATGAACTCGAATTTTATCCCGCCCGCAGGAGCGATAGAGCGTATCGAGGTGATTAGAGGACCGATGAGCTCGCTTTACGGGAGCGATGCAGTAGGCGGCGTGATAAATATCATTACGAAAAAGAATTTTTCTAAATTTAGCGGAAGTGCTGCTATATCTACAACTATCCAAGATCACGAGGGTATCGGAAACGGCAAGATGGGCGAAGCCTACGTCAATATTCCCTTCGGGCAGTATGCGGCGCTTCAGCTGTGGGGATATAAGAAACTGCGCGACGAGGATGGCTATAAGGGAGGCTATCAGAAGAGTGATAAATCGGATTCTAACGCCAAGCTTTGGCTAACGCCGGATGAAAATAATAAATTTTACGTTCAAACCGGAAGGCAAAATCACGATTATTCAAGGACTCTTGGTAAAACCGCCGTTTATCCCAACGCGCGCGGATTAAATCACTATAAATATAAAAGAGAAAATCACGGCGTCGGATATTTGGGCGAGTTTGAAAGCTTAAGTGCTGATATAAGTTATCTTTGGGATAAGACTCGCCGTACGAGCATTTTTGATAGCCTTTCGCCCGCAATCGTAAAAAATAGAAATTTTAATTCCAAATTTACGACTTATCTCGGTATAAATACGCTTACCTTCGGCTACGATTTTAGCAAACAGGATGTGCAAACGACTTTCATCGTTTCAAACGCGAATAGGCAAAATTTACGCTCTCCGCAGCGATTTTCTATGAACGAGCATGCGGGATTTTTAGAGGATGAGATCGAAATTTTGGAAAATACGCTATTTTTAACGCTCGGCGGCAGGCTCACGCATAACGAATACTTCGGCAACCACTTTTCTCCTAGAGCCTACGCGACGTTTAATATAGGTGATACCTGGACGATCAAAGGCGGCGTCGCAACCGGTTATAAAACTCCCGACGTCAATCAAATTTCGCCGGAAGTAGGCACGACTCAGGGCGGCTGGAGGATTATAGATTTCGGTAACAAGGATTTAAAGCCTGAAAAAAGCACGACCTACGAGATCGGGCTTTATTACGACAATGCAGACGATCTGCGCGGCAATATCACGCTATTTAAAAACGACTTCAAAGATAAAATTTTAGATACCGATGGCAGCAATATCAATAGGATTCCCGCCTACGGAGGCTGCGCCGGCGCACCGAGCGTTAATTGCCCGGGTTGGGGAACGTATTTTAATATAGAAGGAGCCGAGGTTTACGGCGTTGAGCTGAGTGGTGATTACGATATTACTAAAAAGCTAAATTTCAAGGCAAACTACACCTATAGCCACTCCGAGATCGAAACCGGGGATCCTACGATCTATACGCCAAACGGCGCCGTTAAATTTAGCCAAACCAATCTTAGTAGGCTGGATGGCAAATCCCTGACCGCTACTCCGAAGCATGCCGCACATGCGACGCTTAGCTACAGGCCTATCGCTCCGCTTTCTACCTTTATCGGTCTTAATTACGAAAGCGAGCTTACAAGCGTGCAATTCGGTCCGGGCAATAGGGTTAGCAAAAACGACAAAAAGCTTTTTACTACGGATTTGGGCACACAATACGATTTAAACGATAATCTGAGCCTAAATTTAACCGCTTATAATATCTTTGATAACGTCCGATACGACGAGGGTCTCGCAGACGACGGCAATTACTATTGGTACCCCGAGGAAGGCAGGAGGTTTTGGTTTAAGGTAAACGCTAAATGGTAA
- a CDS encoding alpha/beta hydrolase-fold protein codes for MVSPKNFLVIFDALFLVCLFACDLRAKPPQKIEQASGAAHEMFNVSDFILKSKNGEKYKIFIARQKNVARYDRVVFMVDANAQVAMLLNSYAQIYADPNIAKENVETSSKLNKTVLIVGIGYDSPLAYDIKRRTRDLTPAASGEEYANGGGAGEFYDFVKDELFPLVEKKYSTAKSDKIYFGHSFGGLFGIYALLRDDGIFDEFFIASPSLWWGESQLIRDALDEGKLRSNLKAKFIMLVAGSSEMRKGKTDKAGILKAADLAEILKSRGFSCEFRLYEGASHGEVIPLALQDLALFTQR; via the coding sequence ATGGTAAGCCCAAAGAACTTCCTTGTGATATTCGACGCACTCTTTTTAGTATGCTTATTCGCTTGCGATCTGAGGGCAAAACCGCCGCAAAAGATTGAGCAGGCAAGTGGAGCTGCGCACGAAATGTTTAATGTGAGCGATTTTATTCTAAAAAGCAAGAACGGCGAAAAATATAAAATTTTTATAGCTCGCCAAAAAAATGTCGCTCGCTACGATAGGGTAGTTTTTATGGTTGATGCGAACGCGCAAGTTGCTATGCTTTTAAACTCTTATGCGCAAATTTATGCAGATCCAAATATAGCGAAAGAAAACGTCGAAACCAGTTCTAAATTAAATAAAACCGTCCTTATAGTAGGCATCGGATACGACAGCCCGCTAGCGTATGATATTAAGCGTCGCACGAGAGATTTAACGCCCGCGGCGAGCGGCGAAGAATATGCAAACGGCGGCGGCGCAGGAGAATTTTACGATTTCGTAAAAGATGAACTATTTCCGCTCGTGGAGAAAAAATACTCTACGGCAAAAAGCGATAAAATTTACTTCGGACATTCTTTTGGCGGGCTATTCGGGATTTATGCTTTGCTGCGCGACGATGGGATTTTCGACGAGTTTTTTATCGCCTCGCCTTCGTTATGGTGGGGTGAATCACAACTGATCAGAGATGCCCTAGACGAAGGAAAGCTTAGATCAAATTTAAAAGCGAAATTCATAATGCTCGTTGCCGGCTCGAGTGAAATGCGTAAAGGGAAAACCGATAAAGCGGGAATTTTAAAAGCGGCCGATCTAGCTGAAATTTTAAAATCAAGGGGGTTTTCTTGCGAGTTTAGGCTCTACGAAGGCGCTTCGCACGGCGAAGTAATCCCATTGGCTTTGCAAGATTTAGCGCTATTTACGCAAAGATAA
- a CDS encoding CidA/LrgA family protein: MNYLIQFSVILGISFVAEILAALVPVPIPASIYGLVIMLLALIFKLIKVSQIRETVSFFMQIMPVIFIPAGAAIIIAGDALRQHLFAIIAITAVSTVVVIGASGAVTQIFYKIALARVKRRLYAAAHEQDGVNTKGVDAKLEREILSGDDKK, translated from the coding sequence TTGAACTACTTAATCCAATTCAGTGTGATTTTAGGGATATCTTTTGTTGCGGAGATTTTGGCGGCGCTCGTGCCTGTGCCGATCCCCGCTAGCATCTATGGGCTAGTCATTATGCTTTTAGCCCTGATCTTCAAACTCATCAAAGTATCGCAGATCAGAGAAACCGTATCGTTTTTTATGCAGATTATGCCAGTGATCTTTATCCCTGCGGGCGCTGCGATCATCATCGCAGGCGACGCGCTACGCCAGCATCTTTTCGCAATCATCGCTATTACGGCAGTCTCTACGGTAGTAGTCATCGGTGCAAGCGGCGCGGTAACGCAGATCTTTTATAAAATCGCCCTCGCCCGCGTTAAGCGCAGACTCTACGCAGCCGCGCACGAACAAGACGGCGTGAATACAAAGGGCGTGGATGCGAAGCTGGAGCGCGAAATTTTATCCGGAGACGACAAAAAATGA
- a CDS encoding LrgB family protein yields the protein MREILMNSAFFGVFLCLGSFELGLYLKKRFKLTIFNPLLIGIVLTVCVLLLFKIPYEKFNASASHISFFLTPITVCLAVPLYEQLSLLRSNFLAIFAGLISGMIAGLGSIYAMSVIFGLNHTMYVTLLPKSVTAPIGMGISESLGGIVTLTVACIIATGIIGSVFGEALLKIFGIKKAMAKGIALGCASHAMGTARALEIGDVEGAMASLAMAVTGLLTVIGAGIFAHFI from the coding sequence ATGAGAGAAATTTTAATGAACTCCGCTTTTTTCGGCGTGTTTTTGTGCCTGGGCTCGTTTGAGCTGGGACTTTATCTAAAAAAGCGCTTTAAGCTAACGATTTTCAACCCGCTTCTAATCGGTATCGTGCTTACCGTCTGCGTGCTTTTACTCTTTAAAATTCCATACGAGAAATTTAACGCGAGCGCCTCGCACATTAGCTTTTTCTTAACGCCGATTACCGTCTGTCTAGCCGTGCCGCTATACGAGCAGCTGTCGCTTTTGCGAAGTAATTTTTTAGCTATTTTTGCAGGACTGATTTCGGGTATGATCGCAGGGTTAGGCAGCATCTATGCGATGTCGGTGATATTTGGGCTAAATCACACAATGTATGTCACGCTACTACCAAAATCCGTCACGGCACCGATCGGTATGGGTATCAGTGAAAGCTTAGGCGGCATCGTGACACTAACGGTGGCCTGCATCATCGCTACGGGCATCATCGGCAGTGTATTTGGCGAGGCGCTACTTAAAATTTTTGGCATCAAAAAGGCGATGGCAAAAGGTATCGCCCTAGGCTGCGCGAGCCACGCGATGGGAACGGCGCGCGCTCTTGAGATCGGTGACGTAGAGGGCGCGATGGCGTCTTTAGCGATGGCGGTTACGGGACTTCTTACCGTCATCGGTGCCGGTATTTTTGCACATTTCATCTAA
- a CDS encoding AAA family ATPase, whose translation MIISIARQTGAGGRETARKLAERLGYTYLAKADLLRKADELGCFEQMYEFYNEMPVNTLLQAISHNELANEQKRDRIVAIYEKIVSGGNVIVLGRCAGFFLRGHPDLLTVFLRASDEFKLARLEKEGHTDAREYMENSDAGRMSFHQYYTNQVWGASANYNICIDTSYCGIDNAVNIIEYLVKHHIEK comes from the coding sequence ATGATAATCTCGATCGCTAGACAAACGGGCGCAGGCGGGCGCGAAACCGCGCGCAAACTAGCCGAGCGCTTAGGCTATACCTATCTAGCCAAGGCGGATCTGCTCCGCAAAGCAGACGAGCTTGGCTGCTTCGAGCAGATGTATGAGTTCTACAACGAAATGCCCGTAAATACGCTACTTCAGGCAATATCGCACAACGAGCTAGCCAATGAGCAAAAACGCGATCGCATCGTAGCAATCTACGAAAAGATCGTCTCGGGCGGCAACGTTATAGTGCTTGGGCGCTGCGCCGGGTTTTTCTTGCGCGGACATCCGGATCTGCTGACGGTATTTTTACGCGCGAGCGATGAGTTTAAGCTCGCTAGATTGGAAAAAGAGGGCCATACCGACGCGCGAGAGTATATGGAAAACAGCGACGCGGGCAGAATGAGCTTTCATCAATACTACACCAACCAAGTCTGGGGCGCGTCCGCAAACTACAATATCTGCATTGATACGTCGTATTGCGGCATCGATAATGCGGTAAATATCATCGAGTATCTAGTCAAACATCACATTGAAAAGTGA
- the folP gene encoding dihydropteroate synthase codes for MKIYKISNEADFALICERIGVRNAGRAIMQKKSRLNFFYLKDLRAPAANILKQDALSIGAELACNEGVILGRDGTDAVLIANDHQIEVLAQKEALQDFGLKELAKFLSEKFAKPQSCEIMGVVNINSDSFNPASRAASLKEATNKIEKMIEQGAAIIDIGGVSSRPGSQYCGRDEEFARIKDIVNEIYRLRLHEKAKFSLDSFDEYCLEFALDRGFSIINDISANLALAPLALRYDAAYVLMHMQGKPQNMQLAPKYDDLMGEIDEFFAQNLQQLQSAGLKKIILDVGIGFGKTAEQNLVLIKNLQHFLHFGCPLLVGASRKSVIDFYSPSAVSDRLAGSLYLHQVAALNGAAIIRTHDVFEHAQMLRLMRAMDAAAVKF; via the coding sequence ATGAAAATTTATAAAATTTCAAACGAAGCCGATTTCGCGCTGATTTGCGAGCGCATCGGCGTACGAAATGCGGGGCGGGCGATAATGCAGAAAAAATCGCGCCTAAACTTTTTCTATCTAAAAGATCTGCGAGCGCCCGCGGCGAATATTTTAAAACAAGATGCCCTTAGTATCGGCGCCGAGCTTGCGTGCAACGAAGGGGTGATCTTAGGGCGCGATGGTACGGACGCGGTTTTGATCGCAAACGACCATCAGATCGAAGTTTTGGCGCAAAAAGAAGCGCTGCAGGATTTCGGGCTAAAGGAGCTCGCGAAATTTCTAAGCGAGAAATTTGCCAAGCCGCAAAGCTGCGAAATAATGGGCGTCGTCAATATCAACTCCGATAGCTTCAACCCCGCAAGCCGCGCGGCAAGCTTAAAAGAGGCGACCAATAAGATCGAAAAGATGATCGAGCAGGGCGCCGCTATCATCGATATCGGCGGCGTGAGCTCGCGCCCGGGCAGCCAGTATTGCGGCAGGGATGAGGAGTTTGCGCGCATAAAGGACATCGTGAACGAAATTTACCGCCTGCGTCTGCACGAAAAGGCTAAATTTAGCCTCGATAGCTTCGATGAGTATTGTTTGGAATTTGCGCTAGATCGGGGCTTTAGCATCATCAACGACATCAGCGCAAACCTCGCTCTCGCTCCGCTTGCGCTTCGCTACGACGCCGCTTACGTGCTGATGCACATGCAGGGAAAGCCGCAAAATATGCAGCTTGCGCCAAAATATGACGATCTGATGGGTGAGATCGATGAGTTTTTTGCGCAGAATTTACAGCAGCTGCAAAGTGCAGGGCTTAAAAAGATCATCCTTGACGTGGGCATCGGCTTTGGCAAGACCGCCGAGCAAAATTTGGTGCTGATTAAAAATTTACAGCATTTCTTACACTTCGGCTGCCCGCTGCTTGTAGGCGCGAGCAGAAAGAGCGTTATCGATTTTTACAGCCCATCTGCGGTCTCGGACAGGCTTGCAGGCTCACTCTATCTGCACCAGGTCGCCGCTTTAAACGGCGCCGCGATCATCCGCACACACGACGTTTTCGAACATGCTCAAATGCTGCGGCTAATGCGCGCGATGGACGCCGCTGCGGTAAAATTTTAA
- a CDS encoding DNA polymerase III subunit delta', which translates to MKIINQIVLTNDYEGFKDKILAEIPRKNLRFFESVELKIDEARKIIDEAYVAEREDKIIVIAATKFGEEAQNALLKILEEPPKNTVFFLITPFINALLPTIRSRLIVQNLCVRKPRYRTGLNLARLSLKEAVEFIDAQIALERKGELDKTALKALIGEIALECFEAGVSLSGDELQRIDRLSYLAEHNAKAHAVLTPLLLMIEEKR; encoded by the coding sequence AAAATTTTAGCCGAAATTCCGCGCAAAAATTTAAGGTTTTTCGAAAGCGTCGAGCTTAAGATCGACGAGGCGCGAAAGATCATTGACGAAGCCTACGTCGCCGAGCGCGAGGATAAGATCATCGTCATCGCCGCTACGAAATTCGGCGAGGAGGCGCAAAACGCTCTGCTTAAAATTTTAGAGGAGCCGCCTAAAAATACGGTGTTTTTCCTGATCACCCCTTTCATCAACGCCCTGCTGCCCACCATCCGCTCGCGCCTGATCGTGCAAAACCTATGCGTGCGAAAGCCCAGATACCGCACCGGACTAAATTTAGCTAGGCTCAGCCTAAAGGAAGCGGTGGAGTTTATCGACGCGCAGATCGCGCTGGAACGCAAGGGCGAGCTGGATAAGACGGCGCTAAAAGCGCTCATCGGCGAGATCGCGCTAGAGTGCTTCGAAGCAGGCGTCAGTCTAAGCGGCGATGAGCTGCAGCGGATTGACCGCTTAAGCTACCTTGCCGAGCACAACGCCAAAGCCCACGCCGTGCTTACTCCGTTACTGTTGATGATCGAGGAGAAAAGATGA